The nucleotide window ACGCGGACGCGTTCCTCGAAGACATCGAAAGCGAGCGACCGCCGAACGATGACGAGCGCTAACGCTCGCGTTCAATCGGCCCCCTCGGCTTCGGACTCGGACAGCGGTTTCTCAGGCGTCGACGTGACAGCGCCGCTGCTGGTCGGCCGAGACGCCGACGTAGGATCTGGATCGATTCCCTCGAGCGAGACTCGGTTGAAGACGTTGAGTCCGGCTTTGAACACCGCGAGCAGGACGGGGCCGAGGAACAGTCCCATGATTCCTAGCAGGTAGATTCCGCCGATGACGCCGACGATGACGACCGCCGGGTGGAGTCCGGAGCCGCGGTCGACGAAGATGGCCCGCAAGTAGTTGTCGACCACCGAGAGGACGGTCACGCCGTAGAGAAGGAGCACTGCGGCGCTGAACGGCTCGTTTACGAGTACGAGATAGCCCACGGCAGGCCCCCAGACGAGCCAGACGCCGATTGCCGGGAGAAACGAGACGACGATCATGGTGATCGTCCAGAAGGCGACGTTCGGCACGTCGAGCAGGTACAGTCCGATCCCACCGAGCAGTCCTTCGACGACGGCAACGAGCACGTGGCTGTAGATGACGGCCCACGTGACGACGCTCACCTCCTCGAACAACTCCTCGCGGACGGCCGCATCGATCGGCGCGACGTCGCCGAGCCAGTCGACGAAGCGCTGTCCGTCGACGAGCAGGTAGTACAACAGGAAGACGAAGACGATCAGCCCGACGCCCATCTCGACGCTCGTGTTCACCAGTCCGATGAGTTCGAGGACGGCGAGTTCGATCGCACTCGAGAGCGACGATTCGACCTCCGTCAGGACGGCCGCCTCGAGCGCGGCGAACTGGTCGGCCTCGAGGCCGAGTTCGGTGCGTGCCAGTTCGCGAACGGTCTCGAGGACGAACGTTCCGTCGACGCTGTTGAGAAACGAGATCAGGGTTTGTAAGATGACCACCGAGATAACCAGCAGTGGAACGAGGACGGCACCGATCGTAAACCCCGTCAACAACAGCGCCGAGGGTCGAGGACCCAGCCGCGGCCGCAGGCGTTCGTAGGCCGGGTAGAGCACGAACGCGAGGAGGGCCGCGGCCAGCACGTACTGTAACAGCGGGGCGATCATCAGGGTCGCAATCACGCCGAGTACGACCAACAGGAGGGCGAAAAAGGCGGTGCGGACGTCCATACGAACCGGAGGGTCGTATTGTACGTAAATCTTGACATTTCGACGCTCGGACGCTTTCGGCGACGATCGTGACTCGAGCGCGTCGAAACGTCGGACGAGAACGCGGACGATTGGACGCAGCGTCGAGGGCCTCGACAACCGCAGGTAGCAGATCAATCCGTCTGCGCGGTTTCGGCTGCCTGGAGTTTCTCGAACGTCTTTTCGGTGAGTTCGCCGGTTTCCTCGAGAATCTCGCTCCACGCGTCGTTGTCCGGGGCCATTCCCAGCAGACGAGCGATCCGCATGATCGAGACGTGATAGACGCGCTGGCGACCCGGATCTTCCTCCCAGATGATCATGTTACAGGGAAAGAGGCCGCCGATCTGTAACGACTCCTCGAGCGCTCGGTTCGCGATCGCAGGGTTGCAGGCACCGAGGACGTAGTAGGGATCGCGGTCGGCGTCGACTTTCTCGTTCAGTAGGTCCGATGGGGAGAACTCGACGGGGATGCCGAAACCCACGTCCGTACAGACCTCGCGGACGTGTTCGATGGCCTCCTCGTGGTCCATCTCGAGGACGACCTGTTTCTCGCCGTACTCGTCCGGGTCGATCGTCGCAGGGTCGATTGGAAGTGTCATGGTCGAGCCAACGCCCGGGACGTACTAAAATGCCGGTCAACCGGCCACTGGACGATCAGAGCGGAACCGGAAGCCACTCGAGACGAGCCAACACCGGCATCGGATCAAACAGCGGTTCGTGGAGGACGAGCCAATCGAGTAGGACGAGTCCCGCACCGTGGGCAACCACGGAGGGGAGAATGGAGTCCGACTCGTAATCGACGGCTCCAAAGAGCACGTCCGTCGGCCCCGACAGCAGGAACTCGATCGGCGGCTTGCCCGCGTGATGGAACATGTAGACGACGGGGCTGATGAGCACTGCTTTGAAGCCGATCTGCTTGACGCCGACACAGAGCAGTCCTCGATAGTAGGTCTCGGCGGCGAGCGCGAGCAAAAACAACTGAACGGCGTGTGGGAGAAACGCCGACAGGGCACTCGAGGTCTCCCAGATCGGGTAGAATGTGCGGATCGTCGGCAGCGTCGAGCCGACGAGATAGAAGGGGAGGACGAACAGCGAGAGTAAGACGGTGTTGCGAACGGCGACGCGGTTGACGGTCCAGCCGATGTGGTTGCCGTGGGTATACCCGAGCGCGAGCGGGCCGCCGATCAACAGGACGGTGTCGACGACGACTCGGCGCTCGATGTCGGGCGGGACGACACTCATCCACACGATCGTCAAGAGCGCGCCCGTTAGCAGCGACTTCTGGACCCACGAGAGTCGATCGAACTGGTCACGAACCCAGCGGCGGCCGCTGCGTCGTTCCTCCGTCGCCACGGGTCGTTACTCGTCGGCGGTCGGAATCGGTCCAGTGCCGATGACGTCTCGAACGTGGGCTTCGAACTCCTGATGGCGCTGGAAGTACGTCTCGTCGACGTCCTCGAGGATCACCGACAGCGACTGTGGTCCGTCAGGCGTCCGAATCTCGCTGTCGCCCTCGAGGCGGTCGACTTCGCTCTTCTCTTTGGGCCACGTCAGCCGCGACGTGACGCGGGCAAGGGGGGCACCCTCGACAGGGATCTGGTCTCCGAGCGTGACGGCCGGCTCCTCGTCGTCCTCGTCGCTCATATCCCCCCGTTTGCGAGCACGTCGATTCAAGCTTTCGTTTCCGGGGGTCGGTCGGGACCTCTCTATCCGGCGAGGTGTGTCTGACGTATCGTTTTGTGACGGGAGGTACAATCACCGTGCATGACAAGTCTGACGGAGGCCTACGACGGAAGCGCACGGGAGGTGGCGAGCCCCAGGCGACTGTACACCGGAACGGCACTCGTCCTGCTCGGTGCGGTTCTGGCCGTCGTCGCCGTCCTCGTGGCGACGACCGACCTCTTGGGCGAGTACGCGCTCGCACTCTCGAAGGGGATGGCACCCCAGTTCGCGACCGTCCGCGCTGCGGGCGTGCTCGCCGGGCTCAGCGTCCCCATCGTTCTCGTCGGCGTCTTCGTCGTCTTGCCGGCCAGCCGCCGCGTGCAGGCCACCGCCGCGATCAGCGCGAGCCTCTGTCTGCTCGGCGTCGCCCTGTTCTGGCACGCCTACCCCGAGCACTGGCGCTACGGCGGCGACCAACTCACCCTCGAGGTCTCGGTGATCTACCTGCTCGGACTCATCACTGCGATCTGGTGTCTGTTCGCCGCCATCGCGACGTTCAAACGACGCAACGATCCGGGTGGCATGCTCGAGATGAACGTCACCCGCCACAACACCACCGTCGTCAAAGCCGACGAGTCGGCCGACGACTCGAGCGGCCTCGGCGGCATCGGCTTCTTCGGCGGGACACCCGACGGCGAGGTTGAGACCCAAACTAATGCGGACGACGCTGGCGACACCACGCTCTCGTACGACGACGCGTCGGTCGAGTCGGTACCGAAATCGGGAGCCAACACCGGAACGGGGACCGAGACGGACCGATCTCGAGCCCGAGCAGCCGGCGTGGCGACCAGCGACGGCGGCACGGCCGCCTCGGATCTCTCCTCGCCGCTCGACGCCGGCGACGGCTACGACGCAGAGATCGTCGACGCGCCGACGGACGAACCAGCCGAACCCACGGATCGCTACTGTGGCAACTGCAGCCAGTTCGAGTACGTTCGCTCCTCGGATGGGATGGTCCCTTACTGTGCCCACCACGAGACGGCGATGGACGATATGGACGCTTGCGAGGAGTGGACGCCGAACAACCAGTAACGCCGTCGAAAAGCGACCGCACAGCCGTCGATCACGTTCTATTCACGTTCTCGATTCGACAGTCCTCGGGCCGTCACAACGGGCCGCGTGGCCGATCTAGAAGCCGGCCGCCTGCCGTCCCAGCTCGAAGCCCCACTGGGGGACCTCGTAGACGATTAACGCGACGAGCAGCAACTCGAGTGCGGTGATAATCACCGTCACCAGATCCGCGCGATTGCTGCTGACGGTGACGCCTGTTGGGAGCCCGTACTCCGTTTTCGTGAGCGGGTAAAACAGCGCGATGCCGCGCCTGCTTCCTGCCATGTCGAGGACGTAGTGGGTCAACACGCCGATCCAGACGTACTCGAGGTTGGCGAAGACGTACGGGAAAGCGAGAAAGCCCGCCAAAAGCGGCAAGTTGTGCAACGTTTTCCGGTGTTTCCCGAACGCGGTGTCGATGTCGGGCACCATCGCCCCCAGTGTGACCGGCACCCCGATCGCGACGATCATCCGAAACGTCTCGAGATCCCCCGCCGGATCGAGTAAATACCCCAACCCCAGACTCAAAAGCACAGCGTTGAGAACGTGTCCCTTCTTGTTCATCTACCCGCTACTGGCGGTGCGAGCCTCGAATAGTTTTCTTTCGGAGACTGTCGTCACGCCGAACCGGTCGGCGGTCGGATCAGTTCCGGTCGCTGCGTTCTGCCTGTGCGTCGATCGCTTTGAGCAGATCCTCGAGTACCCGATCGACGGTTTTTGCCCGAACGGCGGCGCGGTCGCCATCGAAGACGTAGCGGGAGACGGACGCGAACGAGGACTCGCTGCCCCACGGGCCGGCGTAGGCGACGCCGATGTAGACGGTGCCGACCGGGTTTTCTTCGGTCCCGCCGGTCGGGCCGGCGATGCCCGTCGTCGCGACGCCCCAGGTGACGTCGGTGACGTCTCGAACGCCCTGGGCCATCTGACGGGCGACAGGTTCGGAGACGGCACCGTGTTCGTCTAGCGCTTCGCGGCTGACGCCGAGGTGGCGGCGTTTGGCGTCGTAGGCGTACGTCGTCAGTCCCGCGTCGAAGTAGTCGCTCGCGCCCGGGACGGCCGTGATCGCTGCGCCGATCAGGCCGCCAGTACAGGACTCAGCGACGGCGAGCGTCTCCTCGCGGTCTCGAAGCGCGTCGCCGACCGCCATCGGACGGTCGCGGTCGATGTCGTCGTTCATGTTCGTATGCGAGTCGACGCGGTGTGGGGACGTGAAAGCGAGGGTCGATATCCCGGCCATCGGCGCAAAACGGAAAGAACGACGGTCCGTGGCCCCTGTCACCCACATATGGAGTATGAGACGCCGCTGTTCTTTCACGTGATGGAGTATGCGGGGCGGGCGGATCGCGACGTGATCGACATGGTCAGCGGCAACCCCGACTGGGAGCCACCGCAAGCACTTCGCGACGGGCTCCACGAGTACGCCGACCTCGAGCCCGACCAGTTCCAGTATCCGCCGAGTCACGGGTTGCGCGAGTTGCGCGAGGAAATCGCCGCTCGCCGCGGCGTCGATCCCGAGCAGGTCGTCGTCACGAACGGGGCCGGCGAGGCGAACTACCTCGCGATGGCGCGCGCACTCGAGCGCGACCGCGGCAATGAGATCGTCCTGACGGACCCGGTCTACCCCTACTACCCCGGCAAGACGACGATGCTCGGCGGACAACAGCGTTTCGTCCCGACGGACGAGACGGGCCAGCTCGATCCCGCCGACGTCCGCGCTGCCGCGAGTGAGGAGACGGCGGCGATCGTGGTCAACTCGCCGAACAACCCGACGGGCGCGGTCTATCCCGAGGAGACGATCGAGGCGTTGGTCGAGATCGCCGAAACGTACGACGCGATCCTCGTCAGCGACGAGGTGTACGACCACTACGATCTCTCGGGGACATTCTCGAGTGCGCTCGCTGTCGACTCTGGTCATCGGATCGTTACCAACGCGTTCTCGAAATCGCTGGCGATTACGGGCTTTCGCGTTGGCTACGCGATCTTCCCGCCCGAACTCGTCGAAGACGCCAAGAGCCGACACATGCTGGTCAACGTCGCCGGCAGCCGTCCCAGCCAGTACGCCGTGTTGCAGGCACTACGCGAGACTGGACCGGACTACTACGAACAAAATCGCCAACTCCTCCGCGAGCGCGTCGAGACGTTCACCGACGCCTTGGATGCCGCGGGCGCGTCGTATACGACCCCACAGGGGTCGTTCTACGTGCTGGCGCGTTTCGACGGCTATCCCGGCACGCTCGAGAACGTCGAACGCCTGATCGACGAGGCCGGCGTGGCCGGGATGCCCGGCGAGGCCTTCGGTAACTCACGCCGTGACTGGCTCCGGTTCGCGCTCGTCACGCCGCGCGTCGAGGAGGCCGCCGAGCGACTGGCTACCTACTTCGACTGACCGATCGACGAGCTATCGCAGCGTGCCTTCCCACGAGCAGTCGGAACACGCAAACAGGCCAGCGCCGTTGATCGTCTCGCTGCCACAGGCCGGACAGTCAAGCGAACCGGCGGCACCGATCGCGCCCGACTCGTCGGTCGGCCGGAGGACGCCTCGAGCAGTCGGCGTCGGGAGCGGGAAGCCGGCGCGCTCGCCTTCGTAGGGGAATCGGGTGTTCTCTGTCCGGTCGATCGTCGTATCGGCGTCGTTCTGGATGAGCTGGGATGTCATGGGTCGGTGGAACGGTGATGGGTTACCGCGTTGGTCTGACTGGAAGGCCAACGTTCTCCTAATTAATGTTAGGGGTGGTACAATTATATGATGTAGTGATTACTCGAGAACACCTAGTATGTATTAGGGTGATCCTAGGTGACATTCAAAATTGGCTCGAGCTAGCACACCTCTAGGCTATCGATCGCCGTCTCGCTCGAGACCGACGACTACTCGTGTCAGGACGGGAAAACGGCGGATATGAGTGGAATCGACGTCGAGCCAGTCGACGAGAAGAGCGAGGACACAACGGGCGAGGACGACGGTGCACACAGCATCGAGGTGACGCCGACGGACTCCGTCGCGGACGACGAGCGGGAAACGATCGATGTAACGCCGTCCGACGAGCCGTTCGACGGTCCCGACTACGTACTCTACGGCGGGAAAGGTGGCGTCGGGAAGACGACGATGGCCGCGGCGACGGCGCTCGAGAGCGCCCGTAGAGGCACCAGCACGCTCGTCGTTTCGACGGACCCGGCACACTCGCTGTCGGACACGTTC belongs to Natronorubrum aibiense and includes:
- a CDS encoding DUF7139 domain-containing protein, with product MTSLTEAYDGSAREVASPRRLYTGTALVLLGAVLAVVAVLVATTDLLGEYALALSKGMAPQFATVRAAGVLAGLSVPIVLVGVFVVLPASRRVQATAAISASLCLLGVALFWHAYPEHWRYGGDQLTLEVSVIYLLGLITAIWCLFAAIATFKRRNDPGGMLEMNVTRHNTTVVKADESADDSSGLGGIGFFGGTPDGEVETQTNADDAGDTTLSYDDASVESVPKSGANTGTGTETDRSRARAAGVATSDGGTAASDLSSPLDAGDGYDAEIVDAPTDEPAEPTDRYCGNCSQFEYVRSSDGMVPYCAHHETAMDDMDACEEWTPNNQ
- a CDS encoding pyridoxal phosphate-dependent aminotransferase, which encodes MEYETPLFFHVMEYAGRADRDVIDMVSGNPDWEPPQALRDGLHEYADLEPDQFQYPPSHGLRELREEIAARRGVDPEQVVVTNGAGEANYLAMARALERDRGNEIVLTDPVYPYYPGKTTMLGGQQRFVPTDETGQLDPADVRAAASEETAAIVVNSPNNPTGAVYPEETIEALVEIAETYDAILVSDEVYDHYDLSGTFSSALAVDSGHRIVTNAFSKSLAITGFRVGYAIFPPELVEDAKSRHMLVNVAGSRPSQYAVLQALRETGPDYYEQNRQLLRERVETFTDALDAAGASYTTPQGSFYVLARFDGYPGTLENVERLIDEAGVAGMPGEAFGNSRRDWLRFALVTPRVEEAAERLATYFD
- a CDS encoding metal-dependent hydrolase, translating into MNKKGHVLNAVLLSLGLGYLLDPAGDLETFRMIVAIGVPVTLGAMVPDIDTAFGKHRKTLHNLPLLAGFLAFPYVFANLEYVWIGVLTHYVLDMAGSRRGIALFYPLTKTEYGLPTGVTVSSNRADLVTVIITALELLLVALIVYEVPQWGFELGRQAAGF
- a CDS encoding DUF302 domain-containing protein; its protein translation is MTLPIDPATIDPDEYGEKQVVLEMDHEEAIEHVREVCTDVGFGIPVEFSPSDLLNEKVDADRDPYYVLGACNPAIANRALEESLQIGGLFPCNMIIWEEDPGRQRVYHVSIMRIARLLGMAPDNDAWSEILEETGELTEKTFEKLQAAETAQTD
- a CDS encoding CinA family protein: MNDDIDRDRPMAVGDALRDREETLAVAESCTGGLIGAAITAVPGASDYFDAGLTTYAYDAKRRHLGVSREALDEHGAVSEPVARQMAQGVRDVTDVTWGVATTGIAGPTGGTEENPVGTVYIGVAYAGPWGSESSFASVSRYVFDGDRAAVRAKTVDRVLEDLLKAIDAQAERSDRN
- a CDS encoding DUF5789 family protein yields the protein MSDEDDEEPAVTLGDQIPVEGAPLARVTSRLTWPKEKSEVDRLEGDSEIRTPDGPQSLSVILEDVDETYFQRHQEFEAHVRDVIGTGPIPTADE
- a CDS encoding AI-2E family transporter, which gives rise to MDVRTAFFALLLVVLGVIATLMIAPLLQYVLAAALLAFVLYPAYERLRPRLGPRPSALLLTGFTIGAVLVPLLVISVVILQTLISFLNSVDGTFVLETVRELARTELGLEADQFAALEAAVLTEVESSLSSAIELAVLELIGLVNTSVEMGVGLIVFVFLLYYLLVDGQRFVDWLGDVAPIDAAVREELFEEVSVVTWAVIYSHVLVAVVEGLLGGIGLYLLDVPNVAFWTITMIVVSFLPAIGVWLVWGPAVGYLVLVNEPFSAAVLLLYGVTVLSVVDNYLRAIFVDRGSGLHPAVVIVGVIGGIYLLGIMGLFLGPVLLAVFKAGLNVFNRVSLEGIDPDPTSASRPTSSGAVTSTPEKPLSESEAEGAD
- a CDS encoding CPBP family glutamic-type intramembrane protease, whose protein sequence is MATEERRSGRRWVRDQFDRLSWVQKSLLTGALLTIVWMSVVPPDIERRVVVDTVLLIGGPLALGYTHGNHIGWTVNRVAVRNTVLLSLFVLPFYLVGSTLPTIRTFYPIWETSSALSAFLPHAVQLFLLALAAETYYRGLLCVGVKQIGFKAVLISPVVYMFHHAGKPPIEFLLSGPTDVLFGAVDYESDSILPSVVAHGAGLVLLDWLVLHEPLFDPMPVLARLEWLPVPL